Within the Hermetia illucens chromosome 6, iHerIll2.2.curated.20191125, whole genome shotgun sequence genome, the region GTCTCCAACCTcttcaggaggatcgactggaagaagtttggtcaaattatcaagaacaaacacagcgatgcgcaaattggcaacattagcacgacagacgaactggaagcAAACGTCGGAGttttggaaaaggcattcgataccgccatgaaagtctcgtgccctgttaaatacagcaagaagacactgccatcgTGGTTTAATGAGTATCTCTCAAACTTCAATAAGCTGactagggaaatcttcaacacctGCTACAGGCGTACATACTGGCAGCTTAACAGTCGAAAATCAAATCCTGCGTGGACTATTCTGAGAACATTAAAAGCGCCAGTGAATCTacaaggctcagtaagattctcctcaaggaacataggagcccatcctttcttaaaaaggcggaaggctcctggacgaagTCTTCTGTTGAAGCCTggagcttcagacgtactttcccGCGAGGAGGACTacgagtcagagccttgcttggagggtttgtgaCCAACCCAGCCGTGCGATACTATCAGCTCGGTAAtgaccgaggataagatcggctgagctattaacagcttctccgcatataaatctccggatccagatggcataatgctacAGAAGAAGcatgaaagggttgtgccgtggcttgtcgagatttatcgGAACTGCATGTgcttaggatacgtaccacaggtGAAATTTTATTAAACAACAGTTTTGTTAAAGCACACGTAAAGGAACGAAGCGCAATCAGGCACAAATCGCTTATATCACCGACATACCACTAGGAACGCCCAGAGTTGATAGACGATTTTCGGAGAAAGGAAAACTTAAAATGTTTCATAACTTATTCCGAACGGCACAAATCATTCCAATACTGATAATGCGCCCCAGGTATTAACCCTCTTTTGCTGTAAGTTTATTTTTCCGGATGTTCAATGTCAGTCCAGTCCAGTCTAACCGAAGGTCAAGAGTAGTCTTGCGCTTAGCTTCCACTTCTAATGTGGATTTTTCCGGCCCTAATTCGTTAGGCTGCATAAGGCTTATCATTTGCATAGCActaaatgtgatgataatgaccGAGGCACAGTCTCATTGGAAATCAAATAGTAAATCATATTATAATATGAACCAGAGACTGGGTGCATATgtatatggtgggggagaagctacagcttctgagcactcaggccgtgttggcccattgtactcgcgacTGGATGCATACTCTATACTCTACAAAAGTAGTCAACAGGAGACATAAAATGTTCATTATCAATTACAGAGCTTATATTTTTCTGTGTATTTTTCGTAAATTTCCTCTTTATATGTTATATAAGATGGACTCACCTTTATCAGCCAATCTTTATTATCCACGCCAGTATATCCAACACTGCCGGTgctatttgatacatcactgCTAACGGGCAAGACACTACTGCTGTCACAACTGGAAACACTGCTATCGGCACCGCCAGTCATGTAAGCCACTGTCCTATAGCTCGAGAACAGCATTAGGGCGACTACTTCAGCGCAACGCGACTCTTCTTTAGTTACGGACACAGTTCATACTATCCTTTTGGTCACACCAGGAGACGTCTTCGTCACCTCCCCAACCATTGATCTTTCAGTGAGTTTGGTGCTCTTCTACTGACTTCATCAATTTTCCATTTctacttttcagattttcaaatCGTTTTTGGCTCTCCGCCGTTTGGGAGTATCGTGCCAAGCACACAAATGTAGGTGATCCGAGTGTCCAAGACTTTCATGACTCGCCGTTCATTTCCTCCGGAAAGCCGCCAACtacaaagaaaattttattgttatttttaaagaaaaaatagaaaaaaaattatttgtttataattttaatatttatttaggtaattatgaaattattttattatattttttgtttataattatttaaaaaGTTTTCTATCTTTTCCATTTTCGACATTTTTATTCACTTGCTGCACAAAGTGGATAAAGGTCGAATTTTCAACCAGAGCAGGAGGTGGTGGGGAGTATATGGAAGGGGACGGAGAAGATCCCCTTCCTCAGCACCAATAAAAACTCCACGCTCACCCCCCTTGAAAATTCATGGCTGCAAAGCGGAGtcgttttgatatcatcatagtgaagtttgaattttcaaacttgTCCCTGGAGGGGAGGGGATGAAGAGGATATGGAAGACGAAGATGAAGGTCGTCTTTTTTTCTGGTGAAGAGGGCCATCAACTTTAGTTTGAGGCTTCATAACTTTTGAAAGGGGATGGCCGAAATGCAGTTCCATTTGGGTTGAAGAGGGATGACTTCCACAAACTCCTCACATCTTCCGGAGGTGGGgttaaaaattcaacctttaccaagTGCTTCAAGGGCCTTTTCATGGCTCGATTCGCGATAAGTTTCATTTGTTGCCTTGAAACATTTCGGAATTAGGTCATATTTGCCAATAAGATTCTATCTAAGCAAAATTAAACCCCTAAGAATTATTTCTAAGAATCTAGCACTAAGTTCAATTAAATTTAGGTTGATAATTTACTGCTTAGTTACCTTAGTCGCGTATTAATAACCACAAAATAATTTAAACCTCTTTCGTGACTGTCTGatgttatttgaaaagataattGCGGATCTCCTCATCTCGTACAacaataaaatacaaatgaagcATAAACCAACGAAGAACAGTAGCCACGGATTATAATCTTGTTCTGCAGAGATTtcaatctttattttttcaaccATTTGAACAATTCCCATTTCAATTGTTTTCTCAGTAAATGGCGAGGCATTCTTAGCCGCATCATTGTCATCGTAAGGAGGAAAGTGTTAAGAACCCGTTGACAGGTTGAAGGCTAAATTCATTGGCAATTTCCAGTAGTCGAGAGTTTCCACTGTGAGTACTCGCACTTGACCATTAATTCGCTGCGTAGATATGATCATTGGGTTAACATACTGTTGTCACTCCCAATGCCAATTCTCCACATCTTTGTTCAGCCTTTATCTCGGGTTTTTTATCGGACTAAAAAAATGGTTGAGGTGACAATAGTATAAACAATAATATTGACGAAGGTCGTTGTCAGATACTATATATACGATTAAGTTGTGTGTTGATTTGTTGACAATGCGAGGTGCTTTTCCTAAGATTGCAGAGGCTCATAATAAGCGTTTCAGTTGATCTCATTTCCAGTCATTTAACAAATAACTCTTGCTTTCAGTTCTTCATAAAGACAGGTTTTAAAGTGTAGAATAGCCTGGAGCTAATTACTTTGATATTCTCCTCAAAAGCGGTTCCTTTCCAGCCAAAAATCAAAAATCCAGATCTAAGAAAACCCATAACAAAGAACTGGATCAAAT harbors:
- the LOC119658973 gene encoding uncharacterized protein LOC119658973, which encodes MLFSSYRTVAYMTGGADSSVSSCDSSSVLPVSSDVSNSTGSVGYTGVDNKDWLIKLGRSGWLLHGGCGYNQADKISSGFDFGCQLGCLTPYFGRDLVLHVKCGL